The following are from one region of the Hymenobacter radiodurans genome:
- a CDS encoding 3'-5' exonuclease, protein MREYLLFVDTETSGIPQDWNKPYSSRDNWPHIAQLAWVVYTRDGQEVKAENHYILSSDYDMSPASATIHGITPEFLREHGKPRHEVMRRLYDDLLQYQPLVVAHFMQLDYHMMGVGFYRAGLDNPVSELPTFCTMLTSARFLQYSTQPKRGLRLNELHQRLFGEPMAREHDALTDAYATTRCFFALWQRGDINEQIIMAQRPLGEPGKTVSRRWRPSLTHFIVVLALAALVALLLLF, encoded by the coding sequence GTGAGAGAATATCTGCTTTTCGTTGATACGGAAACTTCCGGCATCCCGCAGGACTGGAACAAGCCGTATTCGAGCCGTGACAACTGGCCCCATATCGCCCAGCTGGCGTGGGTGGTGTACACGCGCGATGGACAGGAAGTGAAGGCTGAGAATCATTACATCCTCTCTAGCGACTACGACATGAGCCCAGCCTCCGCCACTATTCACGGCATAACGCCGGAATTTTTGCGTGAGCATGGCAAGCCGCGGCACGAGGTAATGCGCCGTTTGTACGACGATCTACTTCAGTATCAGCCGCTAGTGGTGGCGCATTTTATGCAGCTCGATTATCATATGATGGGCGTGGGCTTTTATCGCGCCGGCCTGGATAATCCGGTGAGTGAGCTGCCCACGTTTTGCACCATGCTGACCTCCGCTCGCTTTCTCCAGTATTCGACTCAACCAAAACGCGGGCTGCGGCTAAATGAGCTGCACCAGCGGCTTTTTGGGGAGCCAATGGCGCGCGAGCACGACGCACTAACCGATGCGTACGCCACCACTCGCTGCTTTTTTGCCCTGTGGCAGCGTGGCGACATCAACGAACAAATAATAATGGCCCAACGCCCCCTTGGTGAACCCGGGAAAACCGTTTCGCGGCGGTGGCGCCCATCTCTGACGCATTTTATCGTAGTTCTGGCCCTCGCTGCCCTAGTGGCTCTGCTCCTTCTCTTCTGA
- a CDS encoding bifunctional transaldolase/phosoglucose isomerase: protein MNPLVAIRQFDQSIWLDFIRRKILINGELQRRITDEALRGVTSNPAIFEKAIGGSDDYDAAIESLALQNKSADEIYTELAIADVQHACDLFRPVYDSHDNAGDGYVSLEVSPALVNDTEGTIEEGIRFWKAVDRPNVMIKVPATLEGLPAIRRLIAEGINVNVTLIFGLERYKLVADAYLSGLEDRVKAGQPIDKIASVASFFLSRIDVLIDPMLEKIAAEGGEKGELAQSMVGEVALASAKQAYQIYKEIFVGPRWEALQAKGANTQRLLWASTGNKNPKYDDLKYITNLIGPRTVNTVPVETLDIFREKGQPADHLEEGLEKAQEVLRRLPELGLNLEELTNHLEVDGAKKFNEPFGKLMESLEKKRQKALGITVAPATMQLGDFQAAIDAKTQEFNAKNFTEGFWQKDATLWTQDAEAQQSVRSFMGWLRVAETMVKAVPEIEQFVHEVKAAGFKHVVVMGMGGSTMAPIVFKESFPMGENGLPISVLDTTDPGTVKQIEESVPLADTLFIVASKSGTTAEPLAFGDYFYDRVKQIKGDKAGENFVAITDPGSKFVTSATEQGYRRIFLNFPEVGGRFSALTYFGLVPAALHGISIGELLARAIGMMRACGAYGAGGQNPGLELGTALGVLAEQGRDKLTLVVPASLSDLGLWLEQLLAESTGKEGKGILPVAGEPLGEPSLYGHDRVFVYVGYENEADEANQTKLQQLAQDGHPVITILMKDALDLGAEFYRWEVATAVASAVFGINPFDQPNVQAAKTATDRLMKVVEQDGQIPQKEAPKVTENGVAYYTAVSGNDAAEVLQNFFAQAKPGDFLNVQAYLTESPAMNESLQQLRAQVQEQLHIATTSGYGPRFLHSTGQYHKGGPNTGLFVQFTVDHPQDLPLPGRSYTFGTFKNAQAQGDLEALQQNDRRTLRVHLGPDAEQGIKTMLAALATASLSVQEA from the coding sequence ATGAACCCATTAGTAGCTATCCGCCAGTTTGACCAAAGCATCTGGCTCGACTTCATTCGGCGTAAAATTCTCATCAACGGTGAGTTACAGCGTCGCATTACCGACGAAGCCCTGCGCGGCGTCACGTCTAATCCGGCCATTTTTGAGAAAGCCATCGGGGGCAGCGACGACTACGATGCGGCTATTGAAAGCCTGGCTTTGCAGAATAAATCGGCAGATGAGATCTACACCGAGTTGGCCATTGCTGACGTCCAGCACGCCTGCGACCTGTTCCGTCCGGTTTATGATAGCCACGATAATGCCGGCGACGGCTACGTGAGCTTAGAAGTATCGCCGGCCTTAGTGAACGATACGGAAGGCACAATCGAGGAGGGTATACGCTTCTGGAAAGCCGTAGACCGCCCCAATGTGATGATCAAAGTACCGGCAACATTGGAGGGACTACCCGCCATTCGTCGGCTTATTGCTGAGGGAATCAATGTGAATGTGACGTTGATTTTTGGTCTGGAACGCTACAAGCTGGTAGCTGATGCCTACTTATCAGGCTTAGAAGACCGCGTAAAAGCTGGCCAGCCCATCGACAAAATTGCCTCCGTAGCTAGCTTCTTCCTCAGCCGTATTGATGTGCTGATTGACCCAATGCTGGAAAAGATTGCGGCTGAAGGCGGCGAGAAAGGCGAGTTGGCGCAGTCGATGGTAGGCGAAGTGGCGTTGGCCAGTGCCAAACAGGCCTACCAAATCTACAAGGAGATATTTGTGGGTCCTCGGTGGGAAGCTTTGCAAGCCAAGGGCGCCAATACGCAGCGTTTGTTGTGGGCCAGCACCGGCAATAAAAACCCGAAGTACGACGACCTAAAGTACATCACCAACCTCATTGGGCCGCGCACGGTGAACACAGTGCCGGTGGAGACGCTGGATATTTTCCGCGAGAAAGGTCAGCCCGCTGACCATCTGGAAGAAGGCCTGGAGAAAGCTCAGGAAGTGCTTCGTCGCTTACCGGAACTGGGGCTAAACTTGGAGGAGTTGACCAACCATCTAGAGGTTGATGGCGCCAAGAAATTCAACGAGCCCTTTGGCAAGCTGATGGAGTCGTTAGAGAAGAAACGGCAGAAAGCCTTGGGCATCACGGTGGCTCCGGCCACGATGCAGCTAGGCGATTTCCAAGCGGCTATCGACGCTAAAACTCAGGAGTTCAACGCCAAAAACTTCACCGAAGGCTTCTGGCAAAAGGATGCCACCCTTTGGACCCAAGATGCGGAGGCCCAGCAGAGCGTTCGCAGCTTTATGGGTTGGTTGCGCGTGGCCGAAACAATGGTAAAGGCAGTGCCCGAGATCGAACAGTTTGTGCACGAGGTGAAGGCCGCCGGCTTCAAGCACGTGGTCGTAATGGGTATGGGTGGCAGCACGATGGCACCTATTGTATTTAAGGAGTCATTCCCGATGGGCGAAAACGGCCTGCCCATTTCGGTACTGGACACTACTGATCCCGGCACGGTAAAGCAGATCGAAGAATCCGTTCCGCTGGCTGACACGCTGTTTATCGTAGCCAGCAAATCGGGCACGACGGCTGAGCCGCTGGCGTTTGGCGACTATTTCTACGACCGCGTCAAGCAAATTAAAGGAGATAAGGCGGGCGAAAACTTCGTAGCTATTACTGACCCCGGCTCCAAGTTCGTGACCTCGGCTACGGAGCAGGGCTACCGGCGTATTTTCCTCAACTTCCCGGAGGTTGGGGGGCGTTTTTCGGCCTTAACTTACTTTGGTCTGGTGCCCGCTGCACTGCACGGCATAAGCATTGGCGAACTGCTGGCGCGGGCCATCGGAATGATGCGGGCCTGCGGCGCTTACGGCGCTGGGGGGCAAAATCCGGGCTTGGAACTGGGTACGGCCCTAGGCGTGCTAGCTGAGCAAGGCCGCGACAAGCTCACGCTGGTGGTGCCAGCCTCGTTAAGCGACTTGGGCTTGTGGCTGGAGCAACTGTTGGCGGAAAGCACCGGCAAAGAAGGCAAGGGCATTTTGCCCGTAGCCGGTGAGCCGCTCGGTGAGCCAAGCCTGTACGGCCATGACCGCGTGTTTGTGTACGTGGGCTATGAAAATGAAGCTGATGAAGCCAACCAAACCAAGCTGCAACAGTTAGCGCAAGACGGTCACCCGGTTATCACAATTCTGATGAAGGATGCGCTGGATCTGGGCGCTGAATTCTATCGTTGGGAAGTAGCAACGGCCGTAGCCAGTGCCGTGTTTGGCATCAATCCGTTTGACCAGCCCAATGTGCAGGCCGCCAAAACTGCTACTGATCGTTTGATGAAAGTGGTAGAGCAGGACGGGCAGATTCCGCAGAAAGAGGCGCCAAAAGTGACCGAAAACGGTGTAGCGTACTATACCGCCGTAAGTGGCAATGACGCCGCCGAAGTGCTCCAAAACTTCTTCGCACAGGCAAAGCCCGGCGACTTCCTAAACGTGCAGGCTTACCTCACGGAATCGCCGGCGATGAATGAGAGCTTGCAGCAGCTGCGGGCTCAGGTGCAGGAGCAACTGCACATCGCTACTACGTCGGGGTATGGACCGCGCTTTCTGCACTCTACGGGGCAGTATCACAAGGGTGGACCCAATACGGGCCTGTTTGTGCAATTCACCGTCGATCATCCGCAAGATTTGCCGTTGCCGGGCCGCTCGTACACGTTTGGCACGTTCAAGAATGCCCAAGCTCAGGGCGACTTAGAAGCGTTGCAGCAAAACGATCGGCGCACCTTGCGCGTGCATTTGGGCCCCGATGCTGAACAAGGAATAAAAACCATGTTGGCAGCGCTGGCTACCGCGTCGCTCAGCGTACAAGAAGCGTAG
- a CDS encoding LacI family DNA-binding transcriptional regulator, which yields MNPRKPKKEEVPDSPVSMADLAKELGVSMTTVSRALSDHYSIGPATKQKVLKLAKKLNYQPNQMAAALRKGKSKLIGVIVPYIEGRFFPSVVHGIETAARKAGFSVIFCQSNEDVANERKNIETLLNAQVAGILVSLSRNTRDFKHFEKVRKRGIPLVFFDRILEGDNVNAVVLNDREGAFQTTKHLLEQGCRRVAHFAGPQHLNIYKNRRQGYVDALRSFDLPLDEDMIIYSDMTLEQGTEGMKQLLTLPNPPDGVFAAGDSAILGALQLLKSRGIRVPEDIALAGFSNEGFTAITEPMLTSVDQRCEEMGQATVRLFMELVEAKGTPFYQRQVVLQPQLFIRESSLHSGKR from the coding sequence ATGAACCCACGCAAACCCAAGAAGGAGGAAGTGCCTGACAGCCCAGTTTCTATGGCCGATTTAGCCAAGGAGCTAGGCGTTTCCATGACCACGGTTTCTCGTGCCCTCAGTGACCACTACAGCATTGGGCCGGCCACTAAGCAGAAGGTACTAAAGCTGGCCAAAAAGCTTAACTATCAGCCCAATCAGATGGCGGCGGCGTTGCGCAAGGGCAAGAGCAAGCTTATTGGCGTAATTGTGCCCTACATTGAAGGGCGCTTTTTTCCCTCGGTGGTACATGGCATCGAAACGGCGGCCCGCAAGGCAGGCTTTAGCGTAATTTTTTGCCAGTCGAACGAGGATGTAGCCAACGAGCGCAAGAACATCGAAACCTTGCTTAACGCGCAAGTAGCGGGTATTTTGGTTTCGTTATCCCGTAATACGCGCGATTTCAAGCACTTCGAAAAGGTGCGGAAACGGGGTATTCCCTTGGTGTTCTTTGACCGCATTCTGGAAGGCGACAACGTAAACGCCGTGGTGCTCAATGACCGGGAAGGCGCCTTTCAAACTACTAAGCACCTCTTGGAGCAGGGCTGCCGCCGAGTGGCGCACTTTGCAGGGCCGCAACACCTGAATATTTACAAAAATCGTCGTCAGGGATACGTCGATGCGCTACGCAGCTTTGACTTGCCGCTGGATGAGGATATGATTATCTATTCCGACATGACCCTAGAGCAGGGCACGGAAGGCATGAAGCAACTGCTGACATTGCCGAACCCGCCGGATGGTGTTTTTGCCGCCGGCGACTCCGCTATTCTGGGGGCGCTTCAGCTACTCAAAAGCCGGGGCATTCGCGTGCCCGAGGATATTGCGCTGGCAGGCTTCAGCAACGAAGGGTTCACGGCCATCACCGAGCCCATGCTGACTTCCGTAGATCAGCGCTGCGAGGAAATGGGGCAGGCCACGGTGCGCTTATTTATGGAACTGGTGGAGGCCAAAGGCACGCCCTTTTATCAGCGCCAAGTGGTTCTTCAGCCACAATTATTTATTCGGGAATCGTCACTGCATTCGGGCAAGCGTTAG
- a CDS encoding sodium/sugar symporter produces MNQLATIDYIVFIIYFIIVAGYGIWIYRRKNTHDGTVDGDSKDYFLAEGSLTWWAIGSSLIASNISAEQFVGMSGSGFKMGLAIATYEWMASITLIIVAVFFIPVYLKNNIATMPQFLSQRYNSTVAMIMAVFWLMLYVVVNLTSILYLGAIAISSISGFDLTLCMYLLAIFAIFITLGGMKVIGYTDVIQVFFLILGGLATTYLALNLVAEHYGSTGVLKGFSLMTSQANDHFHMIFKRDNPNYLDLPGLTVLLGGMWIVNLNYWGCNQYITQRALGADLPTARAGLLFAAFLKMLMPVIVVLPGIAAYVLFKADVFGAEMMQDGELNPDRAYPVLLNILPVGLKGLSFAALTAAVVASLAGKANSIATIFTLDVYKKVFNEGASEKQLVRVGKISVVVAMILGVLIAPFLGIDKKGGFQYIQEYTGFVSPGIFAMFILGFFWKKTTSTAALFATIGGFLLSVLLKFLPNMMDLSFLAPIGFAVPSATGVYEIPFLDRMGIVFIVCVLMMIIISLIENSMGVKTNGLEIDRTMFKTNRSFAIGSIVVFVLITTLYTVYW; encoded by the coding sequence ATGAATCAGCTCGCAACGATTGACTACATCGTTTTCATTATCTACTTCATCATTGTTGCCGGCTATGGCATCTGGATTTATCGCCGCAAGAACACACACGATGGAACGGTTGACGGCGATTCCAAAGACTACTTCCTCGCGGAGGGCTCTCTGACCTGGTGGGCTATCGGCTCTTCCCTTATCGCATCCAACATCTCGGCCGAGCAGTTTGTAGGCATGTCGGGCTCTGGTTTTAAGATGGGTCTGGCCATTGCCACCTACGAGTGGATGGCATCTATCACGCTGATTATTGTGGCGGTGTTTTTCATTCCGGTCTATCTGAAAAACAACATTGCCACCATGCCGCAGTTCCTGAGCCAGCGCTATAACAGCACGGTGGCCATGATTATGGCCGTGTTCTGGCTCATGCTGTATGTGGTTGTTAACCTGACCTCTATCCTCTACTTAGGGGCTATTGCCATCAGCAGTATCTCAGGTTTCGACCTTACGCTCTGCATGTACCTGCTGGCCATATTCGCTATTTTCATCACCCTGGGTGGTATGAAAGTAATCGGCTACACCGACGTGATTCAGGTGTTCTTCCTGATTCTGGGTGGTTTAGCGACTACGTATCTGGCCTTGAATCTGGTGGCAGAGCACTATGGTAGTACAGGTGTACTGAAGGGCTTCTCGCTGATGACGAGCCAGGCCAACGACCACTTCCACATGATTTTTAAGCGCGACAACCCTAACTACCTCGATTTGCCCGGCCTAACGGTGCTGCTCGGCGGTATGTGGATTGTAAACCTGAACTACTGGGGTTGCAACCAGTACATCACCCAGCGCGCCCTCGGTGCCGATCTGCCCACAGCTCGCGCTGGTTTGCTATTCGCTGCCTTCCTAAAGATGTTGATGCCCGTAATTGTAGTGTTGCCAGGTATTGCGGCGTACGTCTTGTTTAAGGCCGATGTATTCGGTGCTGAGATGATGCAGGACGGCGAGCTTAACCCCGACCGGGCCTATCCGGTACTGCTCAACATTCTGCCCGTGGGCCTGAAAGGCTTGTCGTTTGCCGCACTTACGGCGGCGGTGGTAGCCTCGCTGGCCGGCAAAGCCAACAGTATTGCCACCATCTTTACTCTCGACGTGTACAAGAAAGTGTTCAATGAGGGTGCCTCCGAGAAGCAACTGGTACGCGTGGGCAAAATCTCGGTAGTAGTAGCCATGATTTTGGGCGTACTCATCGCGCCTTTCCTCGGTATTGATAAGAAAGGCGGCTTCCAGTACATCCAAGAATATACGGGCTTCGTGTCGCCGGGTATTTTCGCCATGTTTATTCTAGGCTTCTTCTGGAAGAAAACGACCTCCACGGCAGCTCTGTTTGCTACCATCGGCGGCTTCCTGCTATCGGTTCTGCTTAAGTTCCTGCCGAACATGATGGACCTGTCGTTCCTGGCTCCTATCGGCTTCGCTGTTCCAAGCGCTACGGGCGTCTACGAGATTCCCTTCCTCGACCGCATGGGCATTGTGTTCATTGTCTGTGTACTGATGATGATAATCATTAGCCTGATTGAGAACAGCATGGGTGTAAAAACCAATGGGCTGGAAATTGACCGGACTATGTTCAAGACTAACCGCAGCTTTGCCATTGGCTCTATCGTGGTCTTTGTTCTAATCACCACGCTTTACACGGTTTACTGGTAA
- a CDS encoding arabinan endo-1,5-alpha-L-arabinosidase, with amino-acid sequence MKKLVYLSLLLLVAQWAQAQASKDRIPAHDPVMIRQDGTYYMFCTGPGIAIWSSKDRQQWQREKPVFSEAPSWAVKAVPGFKNNHIWAPDISFQNGQYYLYYSISAFGKNTSCIGLATNKTLNPASPDYKWVDKGKVIQSVPGRDMWNAIDPNLARDAAGTPWLSFGSFWNGIKLVKLRDDLSAPAQPEQWRTIASRPRNAQLTDSMPGDAAIEAPFIFKKGSYYYLFTSFDYCCRGPQSTYKMVVGRAKEITGPYTDKAGVGLEQGGGTLVMEGNKDWYGVGHNSVYTFDNQDYLVFHGYDAADKGRAKLRMEKLVWDKDGWPVPGQK; translated from the coding sequence ATGAAAAAACTTGTATACCTGAGCCTTCTGCTGCTAGTCGCTCAGTGGGCGCAGGCGCAGGCAAGCAAAGACCGAATCCCGGCCCACGATCCAGTGATGATTCGGCAAGATGGCACGTATTATATGTTCTGCACGGGGCCAGGTATTGCAATATGGTCATCGAAAGATAGGCAACAATGGCAGCGTGAGAAGCCCGTGTTCAGTGAGGCTCCAAGCTGGGCTGTAAAAGCCGTGCCGGGGTTTAAGAATAACCACATTTGGGCCCCAGATATTTCCTTTCAAAATGGGCAGTATTACCTCTATTATTCGATCTCAGCCTTTGGGAAAAACACTTCTTGCATTGGCTTAGCGACGAATAAAACCTTGAATCCGGCGTCGCCTGATTATAAGTGGGTTGACAAAGGCAAAGTTATTCAGTCGGTGCCGGGCCGGGATATGTGGAATGCCATTGACCCCAATCTGGCGCGCGATGCGGCCGGTACGCCCTGGCTTAGCTTCGGCTCGTTCTGGAATGGAATTAAGCTGGTAAAGCTCCGTGATGATCTGTCGGCTCCTGCCCAACCCGAGCAATGGCGCACCATTGCCAGCCGGCCCCGCAATGCCCAACTTACCGACTCCATGCCCGGCGACGCGGCCATTGAAGCACCCTTTATCTTCAAGAAAGGGTCTTATTATTACCTGTTTACGTCATTTGACTACTGCTGCCGTGGGCCGCAAAGCACGTATAAAATGGTGGTTGGCCGTGCCAAAGAAATTACTGGCCCTTACACTGATAAAGCCGGCGTGGGCTTGGAGCAGGGTGGCGGCACCCTGGTGATGGAAGGCAACAAGGACTGGTACGGCGTCGGTCATAATTCCGTATACACCTTTGATAACCAAGATTATCTGGTTTTTCACGGGTATGATGCGGCCGACAAGGGGCGGGCTAAGTTGCGGATGGAAAAGTTAGTCTGGGATAAGGATGGCTGGCCAGTACCGGGGCAGAAGTAA
- a CDS encoding NPCBM/NEW2 domain-containing protein, which translates to MKHLAKLLLPALAVGLSVQAQKMPPKPAFHQWALTPPRGWNSWDCYGPTVTEVEVKANADYMAKYLKASGWEYVVVDIRWYVGNDTAHGYNEKNPDWNIDQYGRFVPAVNRFPSAANGQGFKPLADYMHGKGLKFGIHIMRGVPVVAVNRKLPILGSKATAADIYSKEGQAGWLRDMYTVVAGRPGAQEYYNSLFKMYADWGVDFVKVDDLSSPYHAPEVEMIRKAIDLTGRPIVLSTSPGETPIAQAKHVQQHANMWRTVGDFWDSWEQLKEHFEVCNRWAPYSMPGAWPDADMLPLGRIGIRAERGDDRMSRFTNDEQYTLMSLWSIFRSPLMFGGDLPSNDAFTLALLTNKEVLAMHSTSTNNRQLFRQNDLIAWVADDPKTGDKYLALFNAQDQELATEKEAAWSSGLITRQTPGHSKSVDIDIRGAKKLYLNVRNGGDDIAWDHADWLAPTLSDGKKSVALSSLPWKQASAGWGQVTANKSVSGADLLVGGKKYTDGIGTHSNSMIEYDLPPGFTRFTATVGLDNAGASQNTGGTVQFLVFTKNPFKPVPPDSAQVEVALQQLGFNSACTIRNMWTGKEVGTFTGTFAPHIRRHGAGLYRVSAKQKSK; encoded by the coding sequence ATGAAACACTTAGCTAAGCTTCTGCTTCCTGCTTTGGCCGTGGGACTGTCTGTTCAAGCGCAAAAAATGCCCCCCAAGCCAGCTTTTCATCAGTGGGCGCTAACTCCGCCAAGGGGCTGGAATAGCTGGGACTGCTACGGCCCTACCGTAACCGAAGTCGAGGTGAAAGCGAACGCCGATTATATGGCTAAGTACCTTAAGGCCAGCGGCTGGGAATATGTAGTGGTGGATATTCGCTGGTACGTGGGAAACGATACAGCCCACGGCTACAACGAGAAGAATCCTGACTGGAACATCGACCAATACGGACGCTTTGTGCCGGCGGTCAATCGGTTTCCGTCAGCGGCGAATGGGCAAGGATTTAAGCCGCTGGCTGACTACATGCACGGTAAGGGGCTAAAATTTGGGATTCACATCATGCGCGGCGTACCCGTGGTGGCCGTCAACCGGAAACTGCCCATTTTGGGGAGTAAGGCAACGGCAGCTGATATCTACTCAAAGGAAGGTCAGGCGGGGTGGCTGCGCGATATGTACACGGTAGTCGCCGGGCGGCCGGGCGCGCAGGAGTACTACAACTCGCTGTTTAAAATGTACGCCGATTGGGGCGTGGATTTCGTGAAAGTCGATGACCTTTCTTCGCCCTACCACGCGCCGGAAGTTGAGATGATTCGCAAAGCCATCGACCTGACGGGCCGGCCGATTGTGCTGAGCACGTCGCCAGGCGAAACGCCCATTGCGCAAGCCAAGCACGTGCAGCAGCACGCCAATATGTGGCGCACCGTGGGCGACTTTTGGGATAGTTGGGAACAGCTGAAGGAGCACTTTGAGGTCTGCAACCGCTGGGCGCCATACAGCATGCCGGGCGCCTGGCCCGACGCGGATATGCTGCCGCTGGGCCGCATTGGAATTCGGGCAGAACGGGGCGACGACCGCATGTCGCGCTTCACCAATGACGAGCAATACACGCTCATGTCGCTGTGGTCCATCTTCCGTTCGCCGCTGATGTTTGGGGGCGATTTACCCAGCAACGACGCTTTTACTCTGGCTTTGCTGACGAATAAAGAAGTGCTGGCCATGCATAGCACAAGCACCAACAACCGGCAGCTTTTCCGCCAAAACGACCTTATCGCCTGGGTAGCCGACGACCCCAAAACCGGCGACAAATACCTGGCGCTGTTCAATGCTCAGGATCAGGAGCTTGCAACGGAGAAAGAAGCTGCCTGGTCGAGCGGCCTAATTACGCGTCAAACGCCGGGGCATAGCAAATCCGTAGATATCGACATTCGGGGGGCAAAAAAGCTGTATCTGAATGTGCGCAACGGCGGCGATGATATTGCCTGGGATCACGCCGATTGGCTGGCTCCTACCCTATCCGACGGAAAAAAAAGCGTTGCACTGAGTAGTTTACCTTGGAAGCAAGCCTCCGCTGGCTGGGGCCAGGTGACGGCCAACAAAAGCGTGTCGGGCGCTGACCTGCTGGTGGGGGGCAAAAAATACACCGACGGCATCGGCACCCATTCCAATTCCATGATTGAGTACGATTTGCCCCCCGGCTTCACTCGCTTCACCGCCACCGTCGGGCTGGACAACGCGGGCGCTTCGCAGAATACGGGCGGCACGGTGCAGTTTCTGGTGTTTACCAAGAACCCATTTAAGCCGGTGCCTCCCGACTCAGCGCAGGTAGAAGTAGCCTTGCAACAACTGGGTTTCAACTCCGCTTGCACTATTCGCAATATGTGGACGGGCAAAGAAGTAGGCACGTTCACCGGCACATTTGCCCCCCACATTCGGCGTCACGGTGCTGGGTTGTATCGAGTTTCTGCCAAGCAGAAATCAAAGTAG
- a CDS encoding alpha-L-arabinofuranosidase C-terminal domain-containing protein, giving the protein MGSPDNKNNWDCAISEAAFMTGLERNADVVTMASYAPLFAHVDAWQWTPDLIWFDNLKAYGTPNYYVQKLFATNPGTTMLPVQLGNNAKNGQDNLFASAVADDKVGEVVVKLVNYSPQPRTVTLNLAGAKKLGKSGKAIVLASNDLNAVNSIEQPMNIAPKEEKFTVKSSTISYTLAPNSFTVLRVPGKR; this is encoded by the coding sequence ATCGGCAGCCCCGATAACAAGAACAACTGGGATTGTGCCATCTCGGAAGCCGCCTTTATGACGGGCTTGGAGCGCAATGCCGACGTGGTGACTATGGCCTCCTATGCTCCTTTATTTGCCCACGTAGATGCCTGGCAGTGGACGCCGGACCTTATCTGGTTTGACAACCTGAAAGCATACGGCACGCCTAACTACTACGTGCAGAAGCTGTTCGCTACCAATCCCGGCACCACCATGCTGCCCGTGCAGCTCGGCAACAACGCCAAAAACGGCCAGGATAACCTCTTCGCCAGCGCCGTAGCCGATGATAAAGTCGGTGAGGTAGTGGTGAAACTGGTGAATTACTCGCCCCAGCCCCGCACTGTAACCCTGAACTTAGCAGGCGCGAAGAAATTGGGCAAGTCGGGCAAAGCTATTGTATTAGCCAGCAATGATTTGAATGCAGTAAACAGCATTGAACAACCCATGAACATTGCTCCAAAAGAGGAAAAATTCACGGTAAAGTCTTCGACTATCAGCTACACCTTGGCGCCCAATTCCTTCACAGTTTTGCGCGTCCCTGGTAAGCGATAA
- a CDS encoding glycoside hydrolase family 43 protein, translating to MKPELNPPGGNPIIKNKYTADPAALVYKDKVYIYAGHDEAPPKQERYVMNEWLCFSSSDMVNWTEHPVPLAAKDFAWAKGDSWASQVVERNGKFYWYVAVEHGTIKGKAIGVAVADNPLGPFKDARGSALITNDMTTKATISWDDIDPTVWIDEKGQAYLFWGNTACYYAKLKPNMTELDGPIQTIDLPKFTEAPWIHKRGDWYYLSYASGFPEKIVYAMSKKIEGPWEYKGILNEIAGNSNTNHQAIIDFKGQSYFIYHNGALQTDGGSFRRSVCIDNLYYNKDGTMKRVVMTTEGVKPAK from the coding sequence GTGAAACCTGAGCTGAACCCGCCAGGGGGCAATCCTATCATTAAAAACAAGTATACCGCCGACCCGGCCGCGCTGGTTTACAAGGACAAAGTGTACATCTACGCTGGCCACGATGAGGCGCCGCCCAAGCAGGAACGCTACGTGATGAACGAGTGGCTTTGCTTCTCGTCGTCGGATATGGTGAACTGGACGGAGCATCCGGTGCCGCTGGCTGCCAAAGATTTTGCCTGGGCAAAAGGCGATTCTTGGGCTTCGCAGGTGGTAGAGCGCAACGGCAAATTTTACTGGTACGTGGCCGTGGAGCATGGCACCATCAAAGGAAAAGCCATCGGGGTGGCCGTAGCCGACAATCCGCTGGGACCGTTCAAAGATGCGCGCGGCTCAGCCTTGATTACCAATGATATGACCACCAAAGCCACGATAAGTTGGGACGATATTGACCCTACTGTCTGGATCGACGAAAAAGGTCAGGCATACTTGTTTTGGGGAAATACGGCTTGCTACTACGCCAAGCTAAAGCCCAATATGACGGAGCTGGATGGTCCCATCCAAACCATAGACCTGCCTAAATTCACTGAAGCGCCCTGGATTCATAAGCGCGGCGACTGGTACTACTTATCGTACGCGTCGGGCTTCCCGGAGAAAATCGTGTATGCCATGAGCAAGAAGATAGAAGGGCCGTGGGAGTACAAAGGTATTTTGAACGAAATAGCGGGCAATTCTAACACTAACCACCAAGCTATCATCGATTTCAAAGGGCAGTCGTACTTCATCTACCACAACGGCGCTCTCCAAACGGATGGAGGCAGCTTCCGCCGTTCCGTCTGCATCGATAACCTTTACTACAACAAGGACGGCACGATGAAACGCGTGGTGATGACAACCGAAGGTGTGAAGCCAGCTAAATAA